In one window of Planctomycetaceae bacterium DNA:
- a CDS encoding mannonate dehydratase, giving the protein MQLATVLTPITDQALEWSAQCGVTDLVHRYPGKDIHPLRAAIDHAGQYGLRISVIEGYLPIENIKLGVDDGRELEAMKTLIRQMGDLGIGILCYNFMAGTDWTRTRLDVPARGNARVTEFRKADAEQAVLLGYHPTNPNHETIARKLSPDALWQHLQRTLDELLPIAEACSVTLAMHPDDPPLPQMLGKPRIMCDLDAFEKLMQLAPSRANSICFCQGTFATMGVDIPAAIRQLGSHIRYVHFRDVKGDASAFTETFHDDGPTDMAEAMRAYYDIGLNGPIRPDHVPQLSGEEDGEPGYTMLGRFFAFGYIRGLMHAAGYRK; this is encoded by the coding sequence ATGCAGCTTGCCACAGTCCTAACACCCATCACTGACCAGGCACTGGAGTGGTCAGCCCAGTGCGGCGTCACAGATCTTGTCCATCGGTACCCGGGAAAAGATATTCACCCACTTCGTGCAGCCATCGACCACGCTGGCCAGTATGGACTTCGGATTTCTGTCATCGAGGGCTACCTGCCAATCGAAAACATCAAACTGGGTGTCGACGACGGGCGAGAACTGGAGGCCATGAAAACACTTATCCGACAGATGGGAGATCTGGGTATCGGGATTCTGTGCTACAACTTCATGGCGGGTACGGACTGGACGCGCACCCGGCTTGACGTTCCTGCACGCGGCAACGCGCGGGTCACCGAGTTTCGAAAAGCAGATGCTGAGCAGGCCGTTTTGCTGGGTTATCATCCGACAAATCCGAACCACGAAACAATCGCCCGAAAACTATCGCCTGACGCACTTTGGCAGCACCTGCAGCGAACACTCGACGAATTGCTTCCAATCGCCGAAGCATGCAGTGTCACGCTGGCGATGCATCCGGATGATCCACCGCTGCCACAAATGTTAGGCAAGCCTCGCATCATGTGCGACCTGGATGCGTTTGAAAAGCTCATGCAACTCGCTCCCAGTCGCGCCAACAGCATCTGTTTTTGTCAGGGCACATTCGCCACAATGGGCGTGGATATTCCTGCAGCAATTCGTCAACTGGGATCGCACATTCGTTACGTCCATTTCCGCGACGTAAAAGGAGATGCATCCGCGTTCACCGAGACATTTCACGACGACGGCCCCACAGATATGGCCGAAGCAATGCGGGCATATTACGACATCGGATTGAACGGACCGATTCGTCCGGATCACGTCCCGCAACTATCCGGTGAAGAAGACGGAGAACCCGGTTACACGATGCTGGGCAGGTTTTTTGCGTTTGGTTACATCCGGGGGTTGATGCATGCGGCGGGCTACCGGAAATAG
- a CDS encoding PSD1 and planctomycete cytochrome C domain-containing protein, translating into MAIKLTHSSLLVLTLLLTMTFRIDGRLVAAEDSSKQAEFFEKKVRPLLAKRCYECHDEVTGHDNGGLVLETIEGIVTGGSRGPVIDSSDPESSLLLQAVTFDEDDLQMPPSGKMPAAEIEIITKWLKDGAVLPKYRPQKPAPDARGNVRNVDRRADDFWSFRTLQDVPVPQFEDRAAIHWIRQPVDAFILEGLRQKELNPGEEADRRTLMRRLSFDLIGLPPDPIALQAFLESDDQNAFETLVEELLASPHYGERWARMWLDLARYTDFTPDWQNPTDRGWLYRDWVINAFNTNMRYDRFVKLQLAADQLPDTPPDDLAALGFLGLSPTYWKELRLAPTVIEQIVADEWDERIDAVSRTFLGLTVACARCHDHKFDPVSTQDYYALAGVFASTQLHEQPLLPAVESRGVISARKKLIQLQDQLKSVKEKDSSQAEALAKQIAEFKAANPHVEMPFAHTVKDASVFVVADGPDATKLTYAESQARDLPVFHRGNPANTGEIVPRRYLSIFNPSGSANGFEHGSGRIDLANAMLSRSEGLVARVMVNRIWARHFGRGLVSTESDFGSQGDPPSHPQLLEYLASHFVKQGWDIKWLHRQILLSATWRQSSGFRDIEFHTDPDNRTLWRMNRRRLDFEEWRDAILTATGELDLSIGGPSQQVDDVGNVRRTIYCTVAREELHPVLRMHDFPEASAHSPSRIPTTTPLQQLFVLNSAWMEAKAASLWKRLSEVTHSATEEQRIRKAYLWTFNRSPDPDELAFGLEFLAADADASSDQLRQQWTEYLQALLGLNEVCFVD; encoded by the coding sequence ATGGCAATTAAATTAACACATTCCTCTTTGCTTGTACTGACTCTGCTGCTGACGATGACTTTCCGCATCGATGGTCGTCTCGTTGCAGCGGAGGATTCTTCGAAGCAGGCGGAATTCTTTGAGAAAAAAGTCCGGCCTCTTCTGGCGAAGCGCTGCTACGAATGCCATGACGAAGTGACGGGGCACGACAATGGCGGCCTGGTTCTGGAAACGATCGAAGGTATCGTCACCGGCGGAAGTCGGGGGCCGGTCATTGATTCCTCTGACCCTGAATCCAGTCTGCTGCTTCAGGCAGTGACATTTGATGAAGATGATCTTCAAATGCCACCGTCCGGCAAGATGCCGGCAGCTGAAATCGAGATAATCACCAAATGGCTGAAAGACGGAGCAGTACTGCCAAAGTATCGTCCGCAGAAACCAGCTCCTGATGCCCGGGGAAACGTCCGCAATGTCGACAGGCGGGCAGATGATTTCTGGTCGTTCCGGACACTCCAGGATGTCCCTGTTCCACAGTTTGAGGATCGTGCTGCCATTCACTGGATTCGGCAGCCTGTCGACGCGTTTATTCTGGAGGGTCTGCGCCAGAAAGAACTGAACCCCGGTGAAGAGGCAGATCGCCGTACGCTGATGCGCCGGTTGAGCTTTGATTTGATCGGGCTTCCGCCAGATCCCATCGCACTTCAGGCCTTTCTGGAATCGGATGACCAGAACGCCTTCGAAACACTCGTAGAGGAGCTACTAGCGTCGCCTCATTACGGTGAACGCTGGGCTCGAATGTGGCTTGATCTGGCGCGGTATACAGATTTCACACCGGACTGGCAGAATCCGACCGATCGCGGCTGGTTGTATCGTGACTGGGTCATCAACGCGTTCAACACCAATATGCGCTACGACCGGTTTGTGAAGCTTCAGCTTGCGGCGGATCAACTCCCGGATACCCCGCCCGACGATTTAGCTGCACTGGGATTTCTGGGGCTCAGCCCAACATACTGGAAGGAGTTGCGATTGGCTCCCACAGTGATCGAACAGATTGTGGCTGACGAATGGGATGAACGAATCGACGCTGTCAGTCGGACGTTTCTGGGGCTGACGGTTGCGTGTGCCAGATGCCACGACCATAAATTTGACCCTGTTTCGACTCAGGACTATTACGCTCTGGCAGGCGTTTTCGCCAGTACTCAATTACACGAACAGCCTCTGTTGCCCGCAGTGGAGTCTCGTGGTGTCATCTCCGCGAGGAAGAAACTGATCCAGTTGCAGGATCAGTTGAAGAGTGTCAAAGAGAAGGACAGCTCACAGGCAGAAGCGCTGGCAAAACAGATTGCTGAATTCAAGGCGGCGAATCCACATGTCGAAATGCCTTTCGCACATACCGTTAAGGATGCCAGTGTATTTGTCGTTGCGGATGGGCCGGATGCAACAAAACTGACGTATGCGGAGAGCCAGGCCAGGGATCTGCCGGTGTTTCATCGTGGAAATCCCGCCAACACCGGCGAAATTGTCCCACGTCGCTACCTGAGCATCTTTAATCCGTCAGGTTCGGCAAACGGATTTGAACATGGAAGCGGCCGAATCGATCTGGCAAACGCAATGCTGAGCCGTTCCGAGGGACTGGTGGCACGAGTGATGGTGAATCGAATCTGGGCACGCCACTTTGGCAGGGGTTTAGTTTCGACTGAAAGTGATTTTGGATCACAGGGCGATCCGCCGAGCCATCCGCAACTTCTGGAATACCTGGCGTCTCATTTTGTGAAGCAGGGATGGGATATCAAGTGGCTGCACCGACAGATCCTGCTTTCGGCGACATGGAGGCAATCTTCTGGATTTCGTGACATCGAGTTTCATACTGACCCGGACAACAGGACATTGTGGCGGATGAATCGACGGCGTCTTGACTTTGAGGAGTGGCGTGACGCTATTCTGACGGCCACTGGTGAACTCGATCTTTCCATTGGTGGTCCTTCGCAACAGGTCGATGATGTCGGCAACGTCCGTCGAACGATTTACTGCACTGTTGCCCGTGAGGAACTTCATCCTGTACTTCGCATGCACGATTTCCCGGAAGCCAGCGCTCATAGTCCCTCCAGAATTCCAACCACTACCCCTTTGCAGCAGCTTTTCGTGCTGAATTCTGCATGGATGGAGGCAAAAGCAGCGTCGCTCTGGAAACGGCTGTCGGAAGTGACCCACAGTGCGACGGAGGAACAGAGAATTCGAAAAGCGTACTTATGGACTTTCAACCGCAGCCCGGATCCGGATGAACTGGCCTTTGGGCTCGAATTCTTAGCCGCCGATGCCGATGCGAGTTCGGATCAATTGCGGCAGCAATGGACCGAGTATCTGCAGGCGTTGCTGGGTCTGAATGAAGTTTGCTTTGTTGATTGA
- a CDS encoding mandelate racemase/muconate lactonizing enzyme family protein, translated as MSSFSDDDHGNRASGPTQRHAYRNGPRITSIETAVPHDVMPGLLALRIHTDAGEMNAGPVIGHGETYYIPTAAAAVIHDFMAPRLLGADVLAIESHWRFLYERMTAFGGTGAELRALSAVDLALWDVAGQLMQQPVWRLLGGPVRDSIPVYNSCGGPFYGRTNRRIPSASGWPGHGDPGQPGPLEDNWASMNTPGDLAEELIALGYRGMKLWSFDAVYRRGGGHYLSPRDLEEGLAPFRQIRERVGDRIELMLDGHGFFSLAAARQIAEAIKEFHPLWLEDILRPDSVRTMAEFRRHSQVPLAVSEMLVQVDQYRQVLDQGAADYIMIDPTWVGGISQTRRIAELAQIYNTPTLMHDCTGPFTLLAGVHVASANSGVAFQETVRAHLQTLYPLLIDQPIEIQNGMLALPTAHGIGARWLPELFDPSHPGYRQTGI; from the coding sequence ATGAGCAGTTTTTCTGATGATGATCACGGAAACCGCGCGTCTGGTCCCACTCAACGGCATGCCTACCGCAACGGACCTCGCATAACATCAATTGAGACTGCTGTGCCGCACGATGTGATGCCGGGGCTGCTTGCACTGCGAATTCATACCGACGCCGGAGAGATGAATGCCGGCCCCGTGATTGGCCATGGTGAAACCTACTATATTCCAACCGCGGCAGCCGCTGTGATTCACGACTTCATGGCTCCAAGGCTCCTTGGGGCCGATGTGCTCGCCATTGAAAGTCACTGGCGGTTTCTTTACGAACGTATGACGGCATTTGGCGGAACCGGTGCTGAACTGCGTGCGTTGTCTGCCGTCGACCTGGCACTGTGGGATGTCGCTGGTCAGCTGATGCAACAACCGGTCTGGCGTCTGCTGGGAGGACCGGTTCGCGATTCGATTCCTGTGTACAACAGCTGTGGAGGTCCGTTTTATGGCCGGACCAATCGACGAATTCCTTCCGCTTCTGGCTGGCCCGGTCACGGCGACCCGGGTCAGCCAGGTCCCCTGGAAGACAACTGGGCCAGCATGAATACTCCAGGAGATTTAGCGGAAGAGCTGATTGCACTGGGATATCGCGGAATGAAATTGTGGTCGTTCGATGCGGTCTATCGTCGAGGCGGCGGACACTATCTTTCACCACGTGACCTTGAAGAGGGTCTTGCGCCATTTCGGCAAATCCGAGAACGAGTTGGAGACAGAATCGAATTGATGCTTGATGGTCACGGATTCTTTTCCCTGGCCGCGGCTCGCCAAATTGCGGAGGCCATAAAAGAATTTCACCCTCTCTGGCTGGAGGACATCCTGCGTCCGGATTCCGTCCGGACAATGGCTGAATTCCGTCGCCATTCTCAGGTGCCCCTTGCCGTCAGTGAAATGCTTGTTCAGGTTGATCAGTACAGACAAGTCCTGGACCAGGGGGCTGCCGATTACATCATGATTGACCCAACGTGGGTCGGCGGGATTTCACAGACACGTCGGATCGCGGAACTGGCCCAGATTTATAACACTCCAACTCTGATGCACGACTGCACAGGGCCATTCACCCTGCTGGCAGGCGTCCACGTAGCATCCGCAAACTCAGGGGTTGCGTTTCAGGAAACTGTCCGTGCCCACCTGCAGACGTTGTATCCACTGCTGATTGATCAGCCCATCGAGATTCAGAACGGGATGCTGGCTCTTCCGACTGCACACGGTATCGGTGCACGGTGGCTGCCGGAGCTGTTTGACCCGTCGCATCCGGGCTATCGACAAACCGGAATCTGA
- a CDS encoding PSD1 and planctomycete cytochrome C domain-containing protein, which yields MPARSLKRHPRRLTTLIVSIAQVVLFAFFTAAPGLTADGFAADELPAEQLQTQPGKTERSPDSETAETAAMAEQIEFFETNIRPVLVEHCYQCHAVESKSIKGGLRLDTAAAIREGGDSGATIDPDSPGDSLLLSAIRYEGLEMPPSGRLPDKIIQDFERWIANGAVDPRKSLDGEHGHPTGHSALDADLDIEEGRSRWAFQIPRMASDLQIDGKPVTDSARIDALIDRRLHDAGIQRNPPAEKRVQIRRLSFDLTGLPPTVQDVEAFVADESPDAVARVVDRLLNSSAYGERWARVWLDVARYAEDQAHIVGNNKELFYPNAWRYREWVINALNSDLPYDRFVTLQLAADIIDPEDTSGHVALGFIGLGPKYYRRNDPEVMAEEWEDRVDVVSRGLQGLTVACARCHDHKYDPVRTEDYYALAGVFAGTEMFNKPMDGVEIDGKGLAKKPEDAIHIVRDGKPRDLNVMIRGNVNNKGAIVPRGFLEVMFDGERRLFQKGSGRAELAAAITDPSNPLTARVIVNRIWQQYFGNGIVRTPSNFGQLGEAPTHPELLDDLAARFMQNGWSLKWLHRQIALSETYLQSSDIHPTAAQTDATNSLLWRMPRRRLSIEFWRDAVLAVSGQLEQSIGGPSLQPDDPDQNRRTIYSEISRFDLNPMLARFDFPDPNTHAAKRTETNTPLQKLFLLNNPFVTKHAAAIGERVQQTLHDNAVEKSFSNTTAQLFMTVLQRRPTPEESAAMQQYLASLNQDSQDEAAPDRLTLAAQALLSSNEFWWLD from the coding sequence ATGCCCGCCCGGTCCCTAAAACGCCACCCCAGGCGACTGACGACGTTGATCGTATCGATTGCTCAGGTGGTTCTTTTTGCATTCTTTACCGCTGCCCCGGGGCTTACAGCCGATGGGTTTGCAGCGGACGAATTGCCAGCAGAGCAATTGCAGACCCAACCAGGAAAAACAGAACGGTCACCGGATTCTGAAACGGCTGAAACGGCTGCAATGGCTGAACAGATCGAGTTCTTCGAAACCAACATCCGGCCGGTGCTTGTCGAACACTGCTATCAGTGCCACGCCGTCGAATCGAAGTCAATCAAAGGCGGGCTTCGGCTGGATACAGCAGCCGCAATCCGGGAAGGCGGCGATTCCGGAGCGACTATTGATCCGGATTCACCCGGTGACAGCCTACTTCTGTCTGCCATCAGATATGAAGGTCTGGAGATGCCTCCGAGCGGTCGTCTTCCCGACAAGATCATTCAGGATTTTGAACGATGGATCGCCAATGGCGCTGTAGATCCACGTAAATCACTGGACGGTGAACACGGTCATCCGACAGGCCATTCTGCACTCGACGCGGATCTGGACATTGAAGAGGGTCGCAGCCGATGGGCATTCCAGATTCCCCGGATGGCATCCGACCTTCAGATTGACGGCAAACCCGTCACAGATTCTGCCCGCATTGATGCGTTGATCGACCGCCGCCTGCATGACGCTGGCATTCAACGAAATCCTCCGGCAGAAAAGCGCGTTCAGATCCGGCGACTTTCGTTCGATCTGACAGGCCTGCCACCCACGGTACAGGACGTTGAAGCTTTTGTCGCAGATGAATCTCCTGATGCGGTTGCCAGAGTCGTCGATCGGCTCCTGAATTCATCTGCCTATGGAGAACGATGGGCTCGCGTCTGGCTGGACGTCGCGCGGTATGCAGAAGATCAGGCACACATTGTCGGCAATAACAAGGAACTGTTCTATCCGAATGCCTGGCGATACCGCGAATGGGTCATCAATGCCCTCAACAGTGACCTGCCCTATGATCGTTTCGTCACGCTGCAACTGGCTGCCGATATCATCGATCCTGAAGACACCTCCGGACACGTCGCGCTTGGCTTCATCGGACTCGGACCAAAGTACTACCGACGAAACGATCCGGAAGTCATGGCAGAAGAATGGGAAGACCGTGTTGATGTTGTGTCCCGGGGCCTGCAGGGCCTGACCGTTGCCTGTGCCAGATGTCATGACCACAAGTACGATCCGGTTCGCACAGAAGACTACTATGCGCTGGCGGGCGTGTTTGCCGGAACGGAGATGTTCAACAAGCCCATGGATGGCGTCGAAATCGACGGTAAAGGATTGGCCAAGAAACCGGAAGACGCCATTCATATTGTGCGTGACGGAAAACCGCGAGACCTGAACGTGATGATTCGGGGCAATGTCAACAACAAGGGAGCCATTGTTCCGCGAGGCTTTCTGGAGGTCATGTTTGACGGTGAACGACGTTTGTTTCAGAAGGGTAGTGGACGAGCCGAACTGGCGGCGGCGATCACAGATCCCTCAAACCCTCTGACAGCTCGTGTCATCGTCAATCGTATCTGGCAGCAATACTTTGGTAACGGCATCGTCCGAACTCCAAGCAACTTCGGACAACTGGGTGAAGCTCCCACGCATCCGGAATTGCTCGACGATCTGGCAGCTCGGTTCATGCAGAACGGATGGAGCCTGAAGTGGCTTCATCGCCAGATTGCATTGTCCGAAACTTATCTTCAGTCGTCTGATATCCACCCGACAGCTGCCCAGACCGATGCAACAAACAGTCTGCTTTGGCGCATGCCCCGCCGAAGGTTGTCCATTGAATTCTGGAGAGATGCTGTTCTGGCTGTCAGTGGACAACTGGAGCAATCTATCGGAGGACCTTCTTTGCAACCGGACGATCCCGATCAGAATCGGCGAACAATCTATTCAGAAATCAGTCGCTTCGATCTCAATCCGATGCTGGCTCGATTCGACTTCCCGGATCCAAACACGCACGCCGCCAAGAGAACAGAAACCAATACACCGCTTCAGAAACTGTTCCTGCTGAACAATCCTTTTGTGACAAAGCACGCAGCAGCCATCGGAGAACGTGTGCAACAAACGCTGCATGACAATGCTGTTGAGAAGAGTTTTTCGAATACGACAGCACAGCTCTTCATGACTGTCTTACAGCGAAGACCGACCCCCGAAGAGTCAGCCGCCATGCAACAGTATCTGGCATCCCTGAATCAAGATTCACAGGATGAAGCCGCCCCGGATCGATTGACCCTGGCTGCTCAGGCTTTGTTGTCATCCAATGAATTCTGGTGGCTGGACTAA
- a CDS encoding efflux RND transporter periplasmic adaptor subunit has protein sequence MKKLIIWLIVFGVLGGGGFFGYRKASVWMAERNKPNFRTDKVTRGNIRVVVNATGEVKPVLSVHIGSFVSGPIQELFVDFNDEVKADQILATIDPRIYEASVERDTAAMKTREAEISRVKAELQRARNDEQRALALKGENEDFISQAELDQYRFTRMSLEAQLEIAEASVRQAKANLENSEANLNYTKIRSPVDGIVIDRKIDPGQTLAAQFQTPELFIVAPDMREKMHIFASIDEADIGLISEARANQKPVQFKVDAYRDEVFDSGVIEQIRLSSTTNQNVVTYPVVVATPNNDMKLLPGMTANLTFLIREHKDVVKIPNGALRYFPQKEHVRKEDQARLELNLDKAPPGENESTATEETPVDEAARAVVEAKKRVVWVKDGDLLKAVDVVVGESDYQFTHVVEGDLKENDVVVVGLKAAK, from the coding sequence ATGAAAAAGCTTATTATCTGGTTGATTGTCTTTGGTGTTCTGGGAGGCGGCGGCTTTTTCGGCTATCGCAAAGCCTCCGTCTGGATGGCGGAACGCAACAAGCCGAATTTTCGTACGGACAAAGTCACGCGCGGCAATATTCGCGTCGTTGTGAATGCCACCGGAGAAGTGAAACCGGTTCTGTCTGTCCACATCGGCAGTTTCGTTTCGGGTCCGATACAGGAACTGTTCGTGGACTTCAACGACGAAGTCAAAGCCGATCAGATTTTGGCAACCATCGACCCCAGGATTTACGAAGCATCGGTAGAACGTGATACCGCCGCGATGAAAACCCGCGAAGCGGAAATCTCGAGAGTGAAAGCCGAACTGCAGAGAGCACGCAATGATGAACAGCGTGCGCTGGCTCTGAAAGGAGAAAACGAAGATTTCATTTCACAGGCCGAACTGGATCAGTATCGATTCACTCGTATGTCGCTGGAGGCACAACTGGAGATTGCGGAAGCTTCTGTTCGTCAGGCAAAGGCCAATCTGGAGAACTCAGAGGCGAATCTGAATTACACAAAGATCCGATCTCCGGTGGATGGAATTGTGATTGATCGAAAGATCGATCCGGGGCAAACCCTGGCCGCACAGTTTCAGACGCCCGAACTGTTCATTGTTGCCCCGGATATGCGGGAAAAGATGCACATCTTCGCGTCCATTGATGAAGCAGACATCGGTCTGATCAGCGAAGCAAGAGCCAACCAGAAACCGGTACAGTTCAAAGTCGATGCCTACCGGGATGAGGTGTTCGACAGCGGTGTCATCGAGCAGATTCGACTCAGTTCAACGACGAATCAAAATGTCGTGACGTATCCTGTGGTTGTTGCAACGCCGAATAACGACATGAAGTTACTGCCGGGGATGACTGCCAATCTGACTTTCCTGATCCGCGAACACAAGGATGTCGTCAAAATTCCGAATGGAGCATTGCGGTACTTTCCCCAAAAGGAACACGTTCGAAAGGAAGATCAGGCCAGACTGGAACTGAATCTGGATAAAGCACCTCCGGGTGAAAATGAAAGCACTGCCACTGAAGAAACACCGGTGGACGAAGCGGCCAGAGCCGTTGTCGAGGCAAAGAAGCGGGTTGTCTGGGTGAAAGATGGAGATCTGTTGAAAGCGGTCGATGTCGTCGTGGGTGAGAGCGACTATCAGTTCACTCATGTCGTCGAAGGTGATCTGAAGGAAAATGACGTTGTTGTTGTCGGGCTGAAAGCTGCGAAATGA
- the modA gene encoding molybdate ABC transporter substrate-binding protein has protein sequence MNRTAAAMLASLLALGGLAWMLSNVSPPGPGEPKVSGGDGEASMVSPVTLFCAASNRAVMESIRKEYEAETGRRVEIQYGPSQTLLSSIEVSGTGDLYLPADDSYLRIASEKSLVAEQLPLARMQAVVAVRKGNPKQITTFDDLLKEGNRVIQASPDAAAIGKVTRRILGESGLWDKLDTATVAYRTTVTDVANDLLVDAADAGIVYDAVLHTYPDLEFVELPELLPAASNIGIGVVASTSQPAAALHFARYVSAGDRGLMHYQNHGFRVASGSSSATTDEWADVPELSLFAGSMLRPAIDETITAFEQREGVRVNRVYNGCGILVAQMKGGQHPDAYFACDREFMNQVPTLFPAPVDVSQNELVILVQKGNPHQIASLRDLGRKGLRVGIGHEKQCAMGWLTQNTLKEGGVQKEVMDNVTVQTPTGDMLVNQLLTGSLDAAVVYLSNAAGAADKLDAIRIMDIECSIATQPFAVSHETRYPRLTERMFRFLSTAASRDSFEAEGFRWQLN, from the coding sequence ATGAACCGTACTGCTGCTGCCATGCTGGCATCTCTGCTTGCGCTGGGTGGACTGGCGTGGATGTTGTCCAATGTGAGTCCGCCTGGTCCCGGTGAGCCGAAGGTGTCCGGGGGCGATGGTGAGGCATCAATGGTATCCCCGGTCACGCTGTTTTGTGCTGCAAGCAATCGTGCGGTGATGGAGTCGATTCGAAAGGAGTATGAAGCTGAGACGGGCCGCAGAGTCGAAATTCAATATGGTCCTTCCCAGACACTCTTGTCGTCGATTGAAGTGAGTGGAACGGGTGATTTGTATCTTCCGGCGGACGACAGCTATCTCAGAATTGCCAGTGAGAAATCTCTGGTCGCCGAGCAATTGCCATTGGCTCGGATGCAGGCAGTCGTAGCCGTCAGGAAGGGTAATCCCAAACAGATCACCACGTTTGACGATCTGCTGAAAGAAGGCAATCGTGTTATTCAGGCCAGTCCTGATGCTGCCGCGATTGGGAAAGTGACTCGCAGGATCCTGGGAGAATCCGGGCTGTGGGACAAACTGGATACAGCCACGGTGGCATATCGAACAACCGTTACGGATGTGGCAAACGATTTACTGGTGGACGCTGCTGACGCCGGTATCGTCTATGACGCCGTTTTGCACACGTATCCCGATCTTGAATTCGTCGAGCTACCTGAACTGCTGCCCGCCGCGTCAAATATAGGAATTGGCGTTGTGGCATCGACCAGTCAGCCTGCAGCCGCGTTGCACTTTGCCAGATATGTGAGCGCGGGAGATCGCGGATTGATGCATTACCAGAACCATGGCTTTCGCGTGGCATCCGGAAGCAGTTCTGCAACCACGGACGAGTGGGCGGATGTCCCTGAGTTGTCCCTGTTTGCTGGTTCGATGCTTCGTCCGGCAATTGATGAAACAATCACTGCCTTTGAACAGCGAGAAGGTGTGCGCGTCAATCGAGTCTACAACGGGTGTGGCATTCTGGTTGCGCAAATGAAAGGTGGACAGCATCCCGATGCATACTTTGCTTGTGATCGTGAATTTATGAATCAGGTCCCGACCCTGTTTCCTGCTCCTGTCGACGTGTCGCAGAACGAACTTGTCATACTCGTACAAAAAGGAAATCCCCATCAAATTGCCAGTCTTCGTGACCTTGGCCGAAAAGGCCTGCGGGTTGGTATCGGACACGAAAAACAGTGCGCCATGGGATGGCTCACCCAGAACACACTCAAAGAAGGTGGTGTACAGAAGGAAGTCATGGATAACGTGACTGTGCAGACTCCCACGGGCGATATGCTGGTCAATCAATTGCTGACCGGTTCGCTGGATGCGGCAGTTGTTTATCTCAGTAATGCTGCCGGGGCTGCCGACAAGCTGGATGCGATCCGGATTATGGACATCGAATGTTCGATCGCAACGCAGCCGTTTGCGGTCAGTCACGAAACCAGGTATCCCCGGTTAACGGAGCGGATGTTTCGATTCCTGAGTACGGCTGCATCGAGGGACAGTTTTGAAGCGGAGGGATTTCGATGGCAATTAAATTAA
- a CDS encoding 1,4-dihydroxy-6-naphthoate synthase, which produces MTTIQLGISTCPNDTFAFHGLMTGEVDLRGLQFDVSLIDIQQLNDRLFAGDFDVAKTSFHAALLLSEQMIVLPSGSALGFGVGPLLLSCEPGIRPTSQNQLTLCPGQHTTAALLYRLFYGDTARIEHVVFSEIMPCLQNRSADFGVCIHEGRFTWQNEGLGLVEDLGTRWENETSCPLPLGGIVARRSLPEETLQTVQSVIRDSLLYAQSNPAAALPTMRRYAQEFDDDVLMKHVDLYVNDWTIDLGDVGRNALGELFRRAAGLKIVAPNARPLEVLHQG; this is translated from the coding sequence ATGACAACCATACAACTTGGGATCTCAACATGCCCGAATGACACTTTTGCTTTTCATGGGTTGATGACGGGTGAAGTCGATTTGCGGGGCCTGCAGTTTGATGTCAGTTTGATCGATATCCAACAACTCAATGATCGCCTGTTCGCAGGTGACTTTGATGTCGCCAAGACAAGTTTTCACGCGGCGTTGCTTTTGTCAGAACAGATGATTGTGCTTCCCTCTGGTTCTGCGCTTGGCTTTGGCGTCGGTCCCCTGCTGCTCAGTTGTGAGCCGGGGATACGGCCGACAAGTCAGAATCAACTGACGCTGTGTCCGGGGCAGCATACGACAGCCGCTCTTTTGTATCGGCTGTTCTATGGTGATACCGCTCGGATTGAGCATGTCGTGTTTTCTGAGATCATGCCGTGTCTTCAGAACAGGTCGGCGGATTTTGGCGTCTGCATTCACGAAGGCCGGTTTACCTGGCAAAACGAGGGACTCGGGCTTGTCGAGGATCTTGGGACGCGTTGGGAGAATGAAACGTCCTGCCCGCTGCCTCTGGGAGGCATTGTCGCACGCCGGAGTTTGCCCGAAGAAACCCTGCAGACGGTTCAGTCGGTGATCCGGGACTCGTTGTTGTATGCTCAGTCAAATCCCGCTGCTGCTCTGCCCACGATGCGACGGTATGCACAGGAATTTGATGATGACGTACTGATGAAACACGTCGACTTGTATGTAAACGACTGGACAATCGACCTTGGCGACGTTGGCCGCAACGCGTTGGGCGAACTCTTTCGCCGAGCGGCCGGACTGAAAATTGTTGCTCCGAATGCTCGGCCCCTCGAAGTGCTTCATCAGGGGTGA